Proteins from a genomic interval of Schistocerca piceifrons isolate TAMUIC-IGC-003096 chromosome 3, iqSchPice1.1, whole genome shotgun sequence:
- the LOC124789732 gene encoding longitudinals lacking protein, isoforms A/B/D/L-like isoform X1 — MERLPAESQFPEGSEGSPSPSRLATEGVGTSHQNQSYQQPQLFPCQQCHNVYHYQRNLLRHIRLECGKPAQIECPYCKYRSKHRADMMRHVRIRHRVPVTRFKGKGVP, encoded by the exons ATGGAGAGATTACCG GCGGAGAGCCAATTCCCAGAAGGATccgagggtagtccaagtcccagtagaCTGGCTACCGAGGGCGTAG GTACAAGCCATCAGAATCAGTCATATCAGCAACCACAGCTATTCCCGTGCCAACAGTGTCATAATGTTTACCATTACCAAAGAAATCTTTTACGGCATATTAGGCTTGAATGTGGAAAGCCAGCACAAATAGAATGTCCATATTGCAAATACAGGTCAAAACATAGAGCTGACATGATGAGACATGTTAGAATAAGGCATCGTGTGCCAGTTACACGTTTCAAGGGGAAAGGAGTGCCTTAA
- the LOC124789732 gene encoding longitudinals lacking protein, isoforms A/B/D/L-like isoform X2: MIFDKKKDGEITGTGHDIMLPQESQRFPCHQCHNVYCYQSSLARHIKFECGKVAQIQCPFCSYRSRYRADMTKHIRFKHRIPEEEVKLLKLLYI, from the exons ATGATATTTGACAAAAAAAAGGATGGAGAGATTACCG GTACTGGGCATGACATTATGTTACCACAGGAATCACAGCGATTCCCATGCCACCAATGCCATAATGTCTACTGTTATCAAAGCAGTCTTGCTCGCCACATTAAATTTGAGTGCGGCAAAGTGGCACAAATACAGTGCCCATTTTGCTCATATAGATCCAGGTACAGAGCTGACATGACAAAGCATATTCGATTCAAGCACCGTATACCTGAAGAAGAGGTCAAACTGTTAAAACTTCTGTATATCTGA